GTAAAAGGTCCGAGGTTAAAGGTTAAAGGATCGAGGATAAAGGTAAAAGGATCGAGGATAAAGGAGAAGACAGGATTCCTTTAACCTTTATCCTTTTACCTTGTACCTATATAATCCACCAGCATCCATGCGAGTATCAGCAACAGCCCCCAGGCAAAGCCGCCCAGATACGTATGCAGGCGGCCTGTTGCGGTCCGGCGCAGCGACTGGCCGAGCCCCATCAAGGCACGGCCGGTCCCCTCCAGCAGGCCGTCGATGCCGCGCACGTCCGTCCACTGCCAGAAGAAGTGGGCGAGGAGGTTGAAGGGGCGCAGCACCACTGCCTGAACCAACCGGTCGGCCTCCCATCCGCTCAACAGGAAGGCTTTGAGTGCACGGGGGCGCTCACCGGGAAACGGGATATAGCGCCGGCGGGCCAGGGCCCAGCCGCTGAAGAAAATGGCAACGGCAACCCCGGTCAGCCACCACTCCAGGGAATGGGATGCATGCATTTCGAAACCGCCCTGGGCGCCCAGGAAACGCTCCAGGGTTCCATCGCCTCCCCAGGCCGCCGGCAGATTGAGCAGCCCGCCGAAGAGCGCGAGCACCGCCAGAGGCGGAAGAGTCCAGCGCATTACTGCAGGCAGGTGGTGATGTTCCTCGCCGCCGGCGGGGTGGCGCGCCTGTCCGGCGAAAACCAGATAGAGCAGTCGAAAGGTATAGAAGGCTGTGAGCAGGGCGGTAAAGAGGCCGATCCCCCAGAGAACACGGTGGAAGGGGTCGCCGGCGGCGAAAGCGGCCAGCAGGATGGCATCCTTTGAGAAGAATCCGCCGGTCAGGGGAGCTCCGGCCAGGCACAGGGCTCCGGCGAGGAAGGTCCAGAAGACCAGCGGAGACCTGCGAGCCAAGCCGCCCATCCGGTAGATGTCATTCTCCCCCGTCAGGTGGATGGCGCACCCTGCTCCCATGAAGAGCAGGGCCTTGAAAAAGGCGTGGGTGATCAGGTGGAACATCCCCCCCGCCACGGAGCCGAGACCGACGGCCAGGAACATGTAGCCGACCTGGCTCATGGTCGAGTAGGCGAGGACCCGCTTGATCTCCCGCTGCGCCAGGGCGCAACTGGCTGCATAGAGGGCGGTTATGGCGCCGACCGCGGCTATCCAGGCCATTCCCGCCGGAGAGAGGGAAACGAGGGGAAAGAGGCGGGCCAGCAGGTAGACCCCGGCAGTCACCATGGTGGCGGCATGGATCAGGGCCGAGACCGGGGTCGGACCGGCCATGGCGTCCGGAAGCCAGGTCATCAGCGGCAGCTGCGCTGATTTTCCGCAGGCGCCGGCGAGCAGAAGCAGGGTGAGCAGGAAGAGAGCCTCCGGGGGGAAGCCGGCCGCCGCCTGGTTGATCCGGTCGATGGAAAGAGTGCCGGTGAGAGCGAAGAGCCAAAGCAGGGCGAT
The Desulfuromonas sp. TF DNA segment above includes these coding regions:
- the nuoL gene encoding NADH-quinone oxidoreductase subunit L, producing the protein MNPKLLFLIPLLPLAAATLNVVVGRKLPRRLAEALAVGAVALATLATLLLWPLAKEGGTRTALYTWLASGELQVPVEIVFDPLSAAMTLMVTFVSTLIHLYAIGYMAEERDYARFFALLNLFVFAMLTIVLADNLLVLFLGWEGVGFCSYALIGYWYREEKNADAGRKAFLVTRTGDVFLGIALLWLFALTGTLSIDRINQAAAGFPPEALFLLTLLLLAGACGKSAQLPLMTWLPDAMAGPTPVSALIHAATMVTAGVYLLARLFPLVSLSPAGMAWIAAVGAITALYAASCALAQREIKRVLAYSTMSQVGYMFLAVGLGSVAGGMFHLITHAFFKALLFMGAGCAIHLTGENDIYRMGGLARRSPLVFWTFLAGALCLAGAPLTGGFFSKDAILLAAFAAGDPFHRVLWGIGLFTALLTAFYTFRLLYLVFAGQARHPAGGEEHHHLPAVMRWTLPPLAVLALFGGLLNLPAAWGGDGTLERFLGAQGGFEMHASHSLEWWLTGVAVAIFFSGWALARRRYIPFPGERPRALKAFLLSGWEADRLVQAVVLRPFNLLAHFFWQWTDVRGIDGLLEGTGRALMGLGQSLRRTATGRLHTYLGGFAWGLLLILAWMLVDYIGTR